GTAATAATCTTCCGGCATGAGGACGTGTGAAGTTCGGAGAACAGACCGGTGCCTCGGAATGAGGCCCCCGGCATCAGCGAAAGGGTGTTGAAGGGTACGCAATCAAAGCGTGTCGGGAGCGTGGCGCCGCCTTGTCCACGCCAAAGATCCTGCCAGACCGGCTTCAAACCGTGGTGGTCGGCGGCCGCTCAACACGAGGAGAAGGTTACGAAGCGACAATAACGCGGCTGTGGCGAATGACGCGGTCGCCCATCCGATAGCCCGGCTGCACCTCAGTCAGCACCGTACCCGGCTCGACGCCTTCAGGGGCCGGCTGCTGCATCATGGCTTCGTGCAGGGACTCATCAAACGGCTCCCCTTCGGCATCGATGCGTTCGACGCCAAGACTCTGGAGCTCGTCGACAAACTTGCGGTGGACCATCTCGACACCGTTGCGGAGCGAATCATAGGCGGCTTCTGCATCCTGCTTCTCCGCCAGTTCCTCGGACGCATCCATCGATCGTCCCATATCGTCGAGAACGCCCAGCATGGCCTTCACGACATCAACCTGCCCCGCACTGTAGCGGCGCGTGGTCTCCCGGTCCATGCGGCGACGAAAATTCTCGAACTCGGCGGCTTTCCGCAAATACTTCTCGTTGACCTCGTCCAGTTCGTTCTGCACGGAGGAAAGCTCCTGCTGGAGCTCTTCGATCCGCTCTGTGGCCTCTACGCTCAGGTCACCAGCTTCACCGGAGGCTTCCGGCTGCTCGCTCGACGCCTCCTCGGAAGGCGTTTGTGCCGCGTCGGCGGATTCGTTTTCCGCCGATTCATTTATTTCTGTCGATTCAGGTGTACTCACAGGAACGTTCGACGGACTGGTTAACAAAACATGATCGGAGCCGAGAGGCGACTCGGCGGGGTGGTATCCACCCGGAAGATTCCGTGCCGTAACTACACTCGCTTTCCGACGGTTCTCCCGGTTAAAGGTTCGCGGTGGAGAACCAGCAGACGCCGGCTACGACGAGCTGGGACTGCACTTCACACAATTCTTCTATACGAACACCCCGTGAGGGTGACTGCTCACCACGACCTATCCGCGACGCGCTATTCGTCCCCCGACGTGTCTGGAAGGCTTCCAGACTGGTCCATGATGGACTCAACATCCGTTATTTCTGCGCCAAGCGGCACATCAGATTCATCCCCCGAGGGCCGATTCACAACCGCCGCCATGCTCTCCACAAGAGCGACAACTCTCCAGTACTCCATGCGCGTCGGGCCGATTACGCCAAGCACACCGACCGTCCCGCCGAAACTGTAGGGCGACGTCACAATCGAGTAGGAATCCATATCCTCCAGTCCCTCGCTTCCGATCTTAATCGCCGCCTGTCCGATCGCATCGCTCTCGACGTCGAACACGGTCTCGAGCCACTCAACGACACGATCCTCGTCTTCGATTACTTCAATGAACCTGCGGACATCGTCGGGCTCCTGAAACTCGGGCTGCGTCAATATATTCTGCGTTCCACCAAGCCGCAGGCGAGCTTCGTTCGGTTCACTAAAGATCGGGTTCGAGCGATCCATAATAAACTGAACGACTCCCGTCGGATCGTCGATATCGCGGACACGCTCCTCGTGCGTTTCCCGGATTTCTTTCAGCGTCAATCCGGCCAGTCGCTCGTTCAGGATTGACACAACGCGGCTCAGCTCTGAACGGCGAAGATCCGACTCAAAGCCTAAAACGATCGTCTTCACGAGACCGCCGCTCACGCTGAGCACGAACATCAATCGACCGCCAGTGAGCGGCACGATGTCAAGTTGCTCGAGCGTGCCACTGGACATATTCGGCGTAAGCGCAACACCGAGCAGATTTGTAAGCTGGCTCAGAAGTCTCGTACTCTCCCTTAACAGCTCGTCGGTATCAGC
This DNA window, taken from Longibacter salinarum, encodes the following:
- a CDS encoding nucleotide exchange factor GrpE; protein product: MSTPESTEINESAENESADAAQTPSEEASSEQPEASGEAGDLSVEATERIEELQQELSSVQNELDEVNEKYLRKAAEFENFRRRMDRETTRRYSAGQVDVVKAMLGVLDDMGRSMDASEELAEKQDAEAAYDSLRNGVEMVHRKFVDELQSLGVERIDAEGEPFDESLHEAMMQQPAPEGVEPGTVLTEVQPGYRMGDRVIRHSRVIVAS
- the hrcA gene encoding heat-inducible transcriptional repressor HrcA, which codes for MSNPNSPRDTSSTSFEDRPELSEREQDILGLVVKQFVDTAGPVGSRSLSKQFDIGLSPASIRNTMSDLEDMGYLGHPYTSAGRVPTKLGYRTFVDSLMDTPELTPAERRALTIQLASLVADTDELLRESTRLLSQLTNLLGVALTPNMSSGTLEQLDIVPLTGGRLMFVLSVSGGLVKTIVLGFESDLRRSELSRVVSILNERLAGLTLKEIRETHEERVRDIDDPTGVVQFIMDRSNPIFSEPNEARLRLGGTQNILTQPEFQEPDDVRRFIEVIEDEDRVVEWLETVFDVESDAIGQAAIKIGSEGLEDMDSYSIVTSPYSFGGTVGVLGVIGPTRMEYWRVVALVESMAAVVNRPSGDESDVPLGAEITDVESIMDQSGSLPDTSGDE